The following are from one region of the Polaribacter marinaquae genome:
- a CDS encoding TonB-dependent receptor: MRKGFLLIIVLLVVFSANSQEKKKDTVVETEVVNVVTKYNPKIADVKKIKNNPTIQLLKKSDKKKLKYSIFSAPVASTFIPKTGVVKGINVGVKERVYNNYFAAGIGNYISPYAELFIYHNTRFNDEYGVHAKFNSSEENIKDTKLNSTFLNFKSSAYFKKEERYFDWKVGLDVERNHYNWYGLPTDILYSEAVINGIEEDQNYTYFKTTGHFKFHDSYIDYGNITASYFTDKYNSSEIYASFNTKLDFPLDFINYNLNTISFDAGVEVLNGNFTENYDNSDGINYNIITAKLIPEYKHEFGNLLLKASLRTFVSVDTENDITNFFMFPDLFLQTPIYKQYVNIYTGLTGNLETNTYKKFTEVNPYVSPSLFITQTAESSNIFLGLKGNLTKSISYNIKASVVKEEDKPLFLRNNTKSNGNSTSFNGEELKGYEYGNSFSIYYDDVKSNTIFAEFEYLFNKNLTFSTQVEAKNYTTLNALESWNLPSLEGAFLAKYKKTKWYATANIFYVDERMDALYNAEFPSSLSGIQTLNSFVDVNLDGGYHFNDKFSAFLKLNNVLNTNYQRFANFNTQGFQALAGFTYKFDF, from the coding sequence ATGAGAAAAGGCTTTTTATTAATTATAGTTTTATTGGTTGTTTTCTCTGCTAATTCGCAAGAGAAAAAGAAAGATACTGTAGTAGAAACAGAGGTTGTAAATGTTGTTACAAAATATAACCCTAAAATTGCTGATGTAAAAAAAATTAAAAACAATCCTACAATTCAATTACTTAAAAAAAGTGATAAGAAAAAATTGAAATATTCTATATTTTCTGCACCTGTTGCCTCTACTTTTATTCCTAAAACGGGTGTTGTAAAAGGTATTAATGTTGGTGTTAAAGAAAGAGTTTATAACAATTATTTTGCAGCCGGAATCGGGAATTACATAAGTCCGTATGCAGAGTTATTTATTTATCACAACACAAGATTTAATGATGAATATGGTGTACATGCTAAATTTAATTCATCAGAAGAAAACATTAAAGACACTAAATTAAATAGTACATTTTTAAATTTTAAATCTTCGGCATATTTTAAAAAAGAAGAAAGGTATTTCGATTGGAAAGTTGGTTTAGACGTCGAAAGAAACCATTATAATTGGTATGGTTTACCTACAGATATTCTTTATAGCGAAGCAGTTATTAATGGTATAGAAGAAGATCAAAATTACACATACTTTAAAACTACTGGCCATTTTAAGTTTCATGATTCTTATATCGATTATGGTAATATTACAGCTTCATATTTTACTGATAAATACAACAGTTCGGAAATTTATGCAAGTTTTAATACAAAATTAGATTTTCCGTTAGACTTTATAAATTACAATTTAAATACGATTTCTTTTGATGCGGGCGTAGAAGTTTTAAACGGAAATTTTACTGAAAACTATGACAATTCTGACGGAATAAATTACAATATAATTACGGCAAAATTAATCCCAGAGTATAAACATGAGTTTGGGAATTTACTTCTAAAAGCTAGTTTAAGAACATTTGTTTCTGTTGATACAGAAAATGATATTACAAACTTTTTTATGTTTCCAGATTTGTTTTTACAAACCCCAATATATAAACAATATGTAAATATTTATACAGGTTTAACTGGTAATTTAGAAACCAATACTTATAAAAAGTTCACAGAAGTAAACCCTTATGTTTCTCCAAGTTTATTTATTACTCAAACAGCAGAATCTTCGAATATTTTTTTAGGTTTAAAAGGAAATTTAACTAAAAGTATTAGCTACAATATTAAAGCTAGTGTTGTTAAAGAAGAAGATAAACCTCTTTTTTTAAGAAACAATACAAAATCTAACGGAAATAGTACCTCGTTTAACGGCGAAGAATTGAAAGGTTATGAATACGGCAATTCTTTCAGCATTTATTATGATGATGTTAAATCGAATACTATTTTTGCCGAATTTGAATATCTTTTTAACAAAAACCTTACTTTCTCTACTCAAGTAGAAGCAAAAAACTACACAACATTAAATGCTTTAGAAAGTTGGAATTTACCAAGCTTAGAAGGTGCTTTTTTAGCAAAATATAAAAAAACGAAATGGTATGCGACCGCAAATATATTTTATGTTGATGAAAGAATGGATGCTTTATACAACGCAGAATTTCCTTCTAGTCTAAGTGGTATTCAAACTTTAAATTCTTTTGTTGATGTAAATTTAGATGGTGGTTATCATTTTAACGATAAATTCTCTGCTTTTCTTAAATTAAATAATGTACTAAATACTAATTATCAAAGATTTGCAAATTTTAATACACAAGGGTTTCAAGCCTTAGCCGGTTTTACCTATAAGTTTGATTTTTAA
- a CDS encoding glycosyltransferase family 2 protein: MLSVLIPTYNYNAFLLVKNIQKQLVLEKIPFEIICFDDGSNSSININNEEINTLSNATFIAFKKNVGRSAIRNLLAEKATFNWLLFLDADVLPVSNNFIKNYIKYFNSDKIVFCGGIKYQDSTENQKYLRYKYGKKNEEISLNKRIQNPSKYFFTSNFLIQKAVFSKIKFEEKLVDYGREDLLFSMDLIKEGYKIEQIANEVYHLGIDDNALFIKKTKKAMKNLIFLEKSNLIDADSLQLLKLINKISKFKLLKAAAFLQPVFENLAKNKSSVFFLNCMKVSYLCQLKLKHE, from the coding sequence ATGCTATCTGTATTAATACCAACATATAATTACAATGCATTTTTATTAGTTAAAAATATTCAGAAACAATTAGTTTTAGAAAAAATACCTTTCGAAATTATTTGTTTTGATGATGGATCTAACTCTTCTATTAATATAAATAATGAAGAAATAAACACACTTTCTAACGCAACTTTTATCGCTTTTAAGAAGAATGTTGGTAGAAGTGCAATACGTAATTTGTTAGCTGAAAAAGCCACATTTAATTGGTTGCTTTTTTTAGATGCAGATGTTTTACCGGTAAGCAATAACTTTATTAAAAATTATATAAAGTATTTTAATTCTGATAAAATTGTTTTTTGTGGCGGAATTAAATATCAAGATTCAACCGAAAATCAAAAGTATTTAAGATACAAATACGGAAAAAAAAATGAAGAAATTTCTTTAAATAAAAGAATACAAAATCCTTCAAAATATTTTTTTACCTCTAATTTTTTAATTCAGAAAGCAGTTTTTTCAAAAATTAAATTCGAAGAAAAATTAGTTGATTATGGTAGAGAAGATTTACTTTTTTCTATGGATTTGATAAAAGAAGGTTACAAAATAGAACAAATAGCAAACGAGGTTTATCATTTGGGTATTGATGACAATGCACTTTTTATTAAAAAGACAAAAAAGGCAATGAAAAATTTAATTTTCTTAGAAAAAAGTAATTTGATTGATGCTGATAGTTTGCAACTATTAAAGCTAATCAATAAAATTTCTAAATTTAAGTTATTAAAAGCAGCTGCTTTTTTACAACCTGTTTTCGAGAATTTGGCAAAGAATAAATCATCAGTATTTTTTTTAAATTGCATGAAAGTAAGTTACCTCTGTCAACTAAAATTAAAGCATGAATAG
- a CDS encoding DoxX family protein: METTVLILRIFFGILFCFAGIMHIIKPKIFKHFIPEFLPKLLINYVFGALEFFLGLGLFFTSSVKNASVGIFILLVIFLPIHIWDATKIRPAIGSKKIAYVRIPLQFLLMYCIYLIYINY; the protein is encoded by the coding sequence ATGGAAACGACTGTACTTATTTTAAGAATTTTCTTCGGAATTTTATTTTGCTTTGCAGGAATAATGCACATTATAAAACCCAAAATTTTCAAACATTTTATACCTGAATTTCTACCAAAATTATTAATAAATTATGTTTTTGGTGCCTTAGAGTTTTTTCTTGGCTTAGGTTTATTTTTTACTAGTAGTGTAAAAAATGCATCTGTAGGAATTTTTATATTATTGGTAATCTTTTTACCAATTCATATTTGGGATGCCACCAAAATTAGACCTGCTATAGGATCAAAAAAAATTGCATATGTTAGAATTCCGCTACAATTTCTATTAATGTATTGCATCTATTTAATCTATATAAATTATTAA
- a CDS encoding M20/M25/M40 family metallo-hydrolase, with product MKKTLFLLTLSLLIISCNNKQEKQINNGLSSEEKIDSTKIKTLFNSALTQGKSYEWLRDLTQNIGGRLSGSKEAAQAVIWGEKLMKEVGLDSVWLQPVMVPHWIRGEKEIATYTTNGVQKNVAICALGFSVATPKTGVLAEVLEVKSLEDAEKLGDKMKGKIVFFNRPFDNTLINTFGAYGGCVDQRVQGAAVCGKFGAKGVIVRSMTNSVDDYPHTGTMTYNDLPKEKHIPAAAISSKSANILSKDLQTNPNLKFYFRQSCKTLPNAPSFNVVGEIKGTETPENIFVVGGHLDSWDLGEGAHDDGTGIVQSLEVAYLFKKNNIKPKNTIRIVFYMNEENGTRGAKKYAELAKFNKEKHIGGLESDAGGHTPRGFSIQANNSNTALVQSWKKLLSPYGLHDLDKGGSGADIAPLQAENVTLVGYRPDSQRYFDYHHTSRDTFDKVNKRELELGSASMASIVYLMDKYLYNNQIVKP from the coding sequence ATGAAAAAAACATTATTTCTACTTACATTATCTTTATTAATTATTTCTTGTAATAATAAGCAAGAAAAACAAATTAATAACGGACTCTCATCAGAAGAAAAAATAGATTCTACTAAAATAAAAACACTTTTTAATAGCGCATTAACCCAAGGTAAATCTTATGAATGGTTAAGAGATTTAACGCAAAATATTGGTGGTAGATTATCTGGTTCTAAAGAAGCTGCACAAGCAGTAATTTGGGGAGAAAAACTAATGAAAGAAGTAGGTTTAGATTCGGTTTGGTTGCAACCAGTAATGGTACCACATTGGATTAGAGGAGAAAAAGAAATTGCCACTTATACAACTAACGGAGTTCAAAAAAATGTTGCTATTTGTGCATTAGGTTTTTCTGTTGCGACTCCTAAAACTGGCGTGTTAGCAGAAGTTTTAGAAGTAAAATCTTTAGAGGATGCAGAAAAATTAGGCGATAAAATGAAAGGTAAAATTGTATTTTTTAACAGACCTTTTGATAATACTTTAATAAACACATTTGGCGCTTATGGCGGTTGCGTAGATCAAAGAGTGCAAGGTGCTGCAGTATGTGGTAAATTTGGTGCAAAAGGTGTTATTGTTCGTTCAATGACAAATTCTGTAGATGATTATCCGCATACAGGAACAATGACTTATAATGATTTGCCAAAAGAAAAACATATTCCGGCTGCTGCAATTAGTAGCAAATCTGCAAATATTCTAAGTAAAGATTTACAAACAAATCCAAATTTAAAATTCTACTTTAGGCAAAGTTGTAAAACCTTACCAAACGCTCCTTCTTTTAATGTAGTCGGAGAAATTAAAGGAACAGAAACACCAGAAAATATTTTTGTTGTTGGTGGTCATTTAGATTCTTGGGATTTAGGTGAAGGTGCTCATGATGATGGAACCGGAATTGTACAATCTCTAGAGGTTGCTTATTTATTTAAGAAAAACAACATCAAACCAAAAAACACAATACGAATTGTGTTTTATATGAATGAAGAAAACGGAACACGTGGTGCAAAAAAATATGCAGAACTAGCTAAATTTAACAAAGAAAAGCATATTGGTGGTTTAGAGTCTGATGCAGGCGGTCATACACCTAGAGGTTTTTCTATACAAGCAAACAACTCGAATACAGCATTGGTACAAAGCTGGAAAAAATTACTATCTCCTTACGGATTGCATGATTTAGACAAAGGTGGTTCTGGTGCAGATATTGCACCGCTTCAAGCAGAAAACGTTACTTTGGTTGGTTACAGGCCAGATAGCCAGCGTTACTTTGATTATCATCATACAAGTAGAGACACGTTTGATAAAGTAAATAAAAGAGAACTAGAATTAGGTAGCGCATCTATGGCTAGTATTGTTTACCTAATGGATAAGTACTTGTACAACAACCAAATTGTGAAACCATAA
- a CDS encoding amidohydrolase: protein MNKNLILILTLISIFSCKKEQVDLIVLNSNTYTVNNDFNKAEAFAIKDGLFVAVGNNNEIKGKYESKNIVDAQSQTIVPGLIDAHCHFFRMGLQQQKVSLEGTKSYDEVLEKIVAFQKEKNTSFITGRGWDQNDWDIKEFPTKEKLDALFPETPVAVGRVDGHALLVNQAAIDLAGITKDTKVSGGEIIIKDGKMTGVLIDAAMDFIKFPSTSLEEATQGLLDAQKISFSYGLTTVDDAGLDKSTIELIDSLQKENTLKMRVYAMVSGDKQEQIDYYINKGIIKTEKLNVRSFKVYGDGALGSRGAAMRTSYSDRENHFGALIYSPERYQEIAIQIAASDYQMNTHAIGDSANTWMLKTYKEVLKDAKNRRWRIEHAQIISEDDFSYFENIIPSVQPTHATSDMYWAEDRIGEKRMKGAYAFKDLLNKYGKITLGTDFPVEQVNPFLTFYAATIRKDLENYPEEGFQMENALTREETLKGMTIWAAYSNFEEEEKGSIEVGKFADFVILNQDIMQIEGEKIPKTKVLATYLNGEKVYSE, encoded by the coding sequence ATGAATAAAAATTTAATCTTAATTTTAACCCTAATTTCAATTTTCTCTTGTAAAAAAGAGCAAGTAGATTTAATTGTTTTAAATTCTAACACTTATACTGTAAATAACGATTTTAATAAAGCAGAAGCGTTTGCTATTAAAGACGGTTTGTTTGTTGCCGTTGGTAATAACAACGAAATTAAAGGTAAATATGAATCTAAAAACATAGTTGATGCGCAGAGCCAAACAATTGTTCCTGGTTTAATTGATGCACATTGTCATTTTTTTAGAATGGGTTTACAACAACAAAAAGTTTCTTTAGAAGGCACAAAAAGTTATGACGAAGTTTTAGAGAAAATTGTTGCTTTTCAGAAAGAAAAAAACACAAGTTTTATTACTGGTCGTGGTTGGGATCAAAACGATTGGGATATAAAAGAGTTTCCTACAAAAGAAAAATTAGATGCTTTATTTCCAGAAACACCTGTTGCAGTCGGCAGAGTTGATGGTCATGCATTGTTAGTAAACCAAGCAGCCATCGATTTAGCAGGTATTACAAAAGACACAAAAGTTTCTGGTGGAGAAATTATAATAAAAGATGGTAAAATGACGGGGGTTTTAATTGACGCAGCTATGGATTTTATTAAATTCCCATCAACATCATTAGAAGAAGCAACACAAGGTTTATTAGATGCTCAAAAAATATCTTTTTCATATGGTTTAACTACTGTTGACGACGCTGGTTTAGATAAAAGCACTATCGAGTTAATAGACAGTCTTCAAAAAGAAAATACGCTTAAAATGCGTGTTTATGCAATGGTATCTGGCGACAAGCAAGAGCAAATAGATTATTATATAAATAAAGGAATTATTAAAACAGAAAAATTAAACGTTCGTTCGTTTAAAGTGTATGGTGACGGTGCTTTAGGCTCTAGAGGAGCAGCTATGAGAACATCTTATTCTGATAGAGAAAATCATTTTGGAGCTTTAATTTATTCACCTGAAAGATATCAAGAAATAGCAATACAAATTGCTGCTTCAGATTATCAAATGAACACACATGCAATTGGTGATTCTGCCAATACTTGGATGCTTAAAACCTATAAAGAAGTTTTAAAAGATGCTAAAAATAGACGTTGGAGAATTGAACATGCGCAAATAATTTCTGAAGATGATTTCTCTTATTTTGAAAATATAATTCCGTCTGTGCAACCAACACATGCAACTTCTGATATGTATTGGGCAGAAGATAGAATCGGAGAAAAAAGAATGAAAGGAGCTTACGCTTTTAAAGATTTACTAAATAAATACGGTAAAATTACTTTAGGTACAGATTTTCCGGTAGAACAAGTAAATCCGTTTTTAACTTTTTATGCTGCTACTATAAGAAAAGATTTAGAAAATTATCCTGAAGAAGGTTTTCAAATGGAAAATGCACTAACAAGAGAAGAAACTCTAAAAGGTATGACTATTTGGGCTGCATACTCTAATTTCGAAGAAGAAGAAAAAGGTTCTATTGAAGTAGGTAAATTTGCTGATTTTGTAATTTTAAATCAAGATATTATGCAAATTGAAGGAGAAAAAATTCCTAAAACAAAAGTTTTAGCAACCTATTTAAATGGAGAAAAAGTATATTCTGAATAA
- a CDS encoding 2OG-Fe(II) oxygenase, whose product MNRTEIANLILTNLNENKDALKKQFLSSKDEIGYFYLDNLLPETLALEIYQNFPDTKEAVKKKNLREFKFTAYQMNKYDVLLEEIVYAFQDKRVVKLVGEICELKDIEGDENLYAGGLSLMEKDNFLNPHLDNSHDKDRNKWRVLNLLYYVSPNWKLENGGNLELWPKGLKESQITIVSKFNRLVVMSTHNNSWHSVSKVLKDYVRNCVSNYYFSNAPFLTSDTFHVTTFRGRSSEKIKDILLRLDNGFRGSLRKIFKKGVRENPHQYKK is encoded by the coding sequence ATGAATAGAACCGAAATTGCTAATTTAATTTTAACGAATTTAAATGAAAATAAAGATGCTTTAAAAAAGCAATTTTTATCATCAAAAGATGAAATAGGTTATTTTTATCTGGATAATTTGTTACCAGAAACTTTGGCTTTAGAAATCTATCAGAATTTTCCAGACACAAAAGAAGCTGTTAAGAAAAAAAACTTAAGAGAGTTTAAATTTACAGCATATCAAATGAATAAATATGATGTGCTTTTAGAGGAAATTGTTTATGCTTTTCAAGATAAAAGAGTTGTAAAGTTAGTTGGTGAGATTTGCGAATTAAAAGATATAGAAGGTGATGAGAATCTGTATGCAGGAGGTTTGTCTTTAATGGAGAAAGACAATTTTTTGAATCCGCATTTAGATAATTCACATGACAAGGATAGAAATAAATGGCGCGTTTTAAACTTGCTTTATTATGTTTCACCAAATTGGAAACTAGAAAATGGTGGTAATTTAGAATTATGGCCAAAAGGTTTAAAAGAGTCACAAATAACCATTGTTAGTAAGTTTAACAGATTAGTTGTAATGTCTACACACAATAATTCTTGGCATTCTGTAAGTAAAGTTTTAAAGGATTATGTTAGAAATTGTGTTTCTAATTATTATTTTTCGAATGCTCCTTTTTTAACTTCAGATACTTTTCATGTGACTACTTTTAGAGGGAGATCGTCAGAAAAAATTAAAGATATTTTATTGCGATTAGACAATGGTTTTAGAGGAAGTTTGCGAAAAATCTTTAAGAAAGGAGTTCGAGAGAATCCACATCAATATAAGAAGTAG
- a CDS encoding tetratricopeptide repeat protein: MKYRFLTKLILSFCIFLCSIHCFSQQTIADATNLTTYNNALKLYNSKAYAAAFKTFSKVAEDASVGSNLKSDASYYEAMSAIKLNRADADKKVLTFVEENPNSNKKNIAFYNVANYYFANKKAAYALKWFQKVNLDNLSKENRKELNFKMGYCFLATNNLQLAKARFLPLINDAKYGNDSRYYFGFISYKLEDYGIAESTLKEIADDESYRAEITYYLLDISFKAGKFKRCIKVGLELYPTIERKLKSDVAKIIGESYFNLNKYAESIPYLKAYKGTKGKWNNTDFYQLGYAYYKQNDFENAVNNFNKIIDQKNSVSQNAYYHLGECYMKLENKSAALNAFKSASLMNFDKNIKQDAALNYAKLSYEEGNPFEPVAEVLQKYLKEYPKSKAYQEINELVVSSFLNQQDYKGALAFLSEKKSEENITLTYEVSLYRGIQLFNENKLSESVPFFIEAKKSKINQINQRAKYWEAESLYLLENYKDALSKFIAINNASKSVNINEFSRLNYNIGYSYFKLKQYENAGNYFKNFLKKDSISDNLKYDALIRLADSYFATTNYTKAISTYKNVTDNFGLGADYAQYQIGMSYGFIDKNEEKITALKNVINNYQVSNLKDDALYQLGNTYSKIKDHKNAHIAYDRLIEKHPKSTFVSRALLRQGLLYFNDNSNMQSLMKYKDVAAKFPNSPDALEAVANARNVYIEEGNLEDYVNWVATLKFINITNSELDNTTFAVAEKKYLESKKGEDIINSLQNYIRKFPKGTHKIKANYYLADVLFQVKEFKKSIPYFEFVINEDTSDFTEDSLNKLSQIYLNQDDFNTALPLLDRLEEEAYVTENIIYAQSNLMKGYYETEAYDFATEYAKKILQKDKLDATISNDAKKIIARSSFKSNDFITAEKYYKEIEATAIGEIKAEALFYNAYFKNQQKLFKESNKVVQKLIAKYANYKYWAVKSYVIMGKNYYGLNDVYQATFVLENVIKNFKQFDDIVKDAELELNTIRENEAKTNNSVTPEKKN; the protein is encoded by the coding sequence ATGAAATATCGTTTTTTAACAAAACTGATTCTTTCTTTTTGCATCTTTTTATGCAGTATTCATTGTTTTTCGCAACAAACAATTGCAGATGCAACAAATTTAACAACGTATAACAATGCATTAAAACTATACAATTCTAAAGCTTACGCTGCTGCTTTTAAAACTTTTAGTAAAGTTGCAGAAGACGCAAGTGTTGGTTCTAACTTAAAATCTGATGCAAGTTACTACGAAGCAATGTCTGCAATAAAATTAAATAGAGCAGACGCAGATAAAAAAGTATTAACTTTTGTAGAAGAAAACCCAAACAGTAATAAAAAAAATATTGCTTTTTACAATGTAGCAAACTACTATTTTGCGAATAAAAAAGCAGCTTATGCTTTAAAATGGTTTCAAAAAGTAAACTTAGATAATCTTTCTAAAGAAAACAGAAAAGAACTTAATTTTAAAATGGGTTATTGCTTTTTAGCTACAAATAATTTACAATTAGCCAAAGCACGATTTTTACCTTTAATTAATGATGCAAAATATGGTAATGATTCGAGATATTACTTCGGATTTATTTCTTACAAATTAGAAGATTACGGTATTGCAGAATCTACCTTAAAAGAAATTGCAGACGACGAATCTTACAGAGCAGAAATTACTTATTATTTATTAGATATTAGTTTTAAAGCAGGTAAATTTAAACGATGTATTAAAGTTGGTTTAGAGTTATACCCAACAATAGAAAGAAAATTAAAATCTGATGTTGCTAAAATTATTGGAGAAAGTTATTTTAATTTAAATAAATATGCAGAATCTATTCCTTATTTAAAAGCCTACAAAGGCACAAAAGGAAAATGGAATAACACCGATTTTTACCAATTAGGATATGCGTATTACAAACAAAACGATTTTGAAAATGCTGTAAATAACTTTAATAAAATTATCGATCAAAAAAATTCAGTTTCTCAAAATGCATATTATCATTTAGGTGAATGTTACATGAAATTAGAGAATAAAAGTGCTGCTTTAAACGCATTTAAATCGGCTTCTTTAATGAATTTTGACAAAAACATAAAACAAGACGCAGCATTAAATTATGCAAAACTTAGCTACGAAGAAGGAAACCCTTTTGAACCCGTAGCAGAAGTTTTACAAAAATATTTAAAAGAATATCCGAAATCTAAAGCGTATCAAGAAATTAACGAATTAGTAGTTTCTTCTTTCTTAAACCAGCAAGATTACAAAGGTGCTTTGGCATTTTTATCAGAAAAAAAATCCGAAGAAAATATTACGCTAACATATGAGGTCTCTTTATATAGAGGAATTCAATTGTTCAACGAAAATAAGTTATCCGAATCGGTTCCATTTTTCATAGAAGCAAAGAAATCTAAAATTAACCAAATTAATCAGAGAGCTAAATATTGGGAAGCAGAAAGCTTATATCTTTTAGAAAACTACAAAGATGCATTGTCTAAATTTATAGCTATTAATAACGCTTCAAAATCAGTAAACATCAATGAATTTTCTAGATTAAATTATAATATTGGTTACAGTTATTTTAAACTAAAACAATATGAAAACGCTGGTAATTATTTTAAAAATTTCCTGAAAAAGGATAGCATTTCAGACAATTTAAAATACGATGCTTTAATTAGGTTAGCAGACAGTTACTTTGCCACTACAAATTACACAAAAGCAATTTCTACATATAAAAATGTTACTGATAATTTTGGTCTTGGTGCAGATTATGCGCAGTATCAAATAGGTATGAGTTATGGTTTTATAGATAAAAATGAAGAAAAAATTACAGCTTTAAAAAACGTAATAAATAACTACCAAGTTTCTAATTTAAAGGACGATGCTTTATACCAATTAGGAAACACATATTCTAAAATAAAGGATCATAAAAATGCTCATATTGCGTATGACCGTTTGATTGAAAAACATCCGAAAAGCACCTTTGTTTCTAGAGCTTTACTGCGACAAGGTTTATTGTATTTTAATGACAACTCTAACATGCAATCTTTAATGAAATATAAAGATGTTGCTGCAAAATTTCCAAATTCACCAGATGCGCTAGAAGCCGTTGCAAACGCAAGAAATGTGTATATTGAAGAAGGAAATTTAGAAGATTATGTAAATTGGGTTGCTACATTAAAATTTATAAATATTACAAATTCAGAATTAGACAATACTACTTTTGCCGTTGCCGAAAAAAAATATTTAGAATCTAAAAAAGGAGAAGATATTATAAATAGTCTTCAGAATTACATTAGAAAATTCCCTAAAGGAACTCATAAAATAAAAGCCAATTATTATTTAGCAGATGTATTATTTCAAGTTAAAGAATTTAAAAAATCGATTCCTTATTTCGAGTTTGTTATTAACGAAGACACATCTGATTTTACAGAAGATTCACTAAATAAATTATCTCAAATTTATTTAAATCAAGACGATTTTAACACTGCATTACCACTTCTAGATCGATTAGAAGAAGAAGCTTATGTTACAGAAAACATTATTTATGCACAGAGTAATTTAATGAAAGGATATTACGAAACAGAAGCCTATGATTTTGCAACAGAGTATGCTAAAAAAATCTTGCAAAAAGACAAACTTGATGCAACTATTAGCAATGATGCAAAAAAAATAATTGCAAGATCTTCTTTTAAAAGTAACGATTTTATTACTGCAGAAAAATATTATAAAGAGATAGAAGCTACAGCTATTGGCGAGATAAAAGCAGAAGCTCTTTTTTACAATGCTTACTTTAAAAATCAGCAAAAACTATTTAAAGAATCTAATAAAGTAGTGCAAAAGTTAATTGCCAAATATGCAAATTACAAATACTGGGCTGTAAAAAGTTATGTAATAATGGGTAAAAATTATTACGGATTAAATGATGTTTACCAAGCAACGTTTGTTTTAGAAAATGTAATTAAAAACTTTAAACAGTTTGATGATATTGTTAAAGATGCAGAATTAGAATTAAATACAATACGAGAAAACGAAGCCAAAACAAATAATTCAGTAACACCAGAAAAGAAGAACTAA
- a CDS encoding cell division ATP-binding protein FtsE, with amino-acid sequence MKNHVLQLENAEIYQRDNLVLSKVNLTINKGDFYYLIGKTGSGKSSLMKTLYGDLQLQKGTGNIVDFDLKTLKEKQIPFLRRKIGIVFQDFKLLNDRNVFDNLQFVLKATGWKDKEQMKEKIHEVLDKVGLKSKYFKKPYELSGGEQQRVAIARALLNDPELILADEPTGNLDPKTSMEVMELLNEIHKSGKTILMATHDYQLIVKFKQKTLKCEGGELFEVAQQASA; translated from the coding sequence ATGAAAAATCATGTTTTACAATTAGAAAATGCAGAAATTTACCAAAGAGATAATTTAGTGCTTTCTAAAGTTAATTTAACCATTAATAAAGGCGATTTCTATTATTTAATAGGAAAAACGGGTAGTGGTAAAAGTAGCTTAATGAAAACTTTGTACGGCGATTTGCAATTGCAAAAAGGTACAGGAAACATTGTAGATTTTGATTTAAAAACGTTAAAAGAGAAACAAATTCCGTTTTTAAGAAGAAAAATAGGAATTGTTTTTCAAGATTTTAAACTTTTAAATGATAGAAATGTTTTTGATAACCTGCAGTTTGTGCTAAAAGCAACAGGTTGGAAAGACAAAGAGCAAATGAAAGAAAAGATTCATGAAGTTTTAGATAAAGTTGGTTTAAAATCTAAATATTTTAAAAAACCTTACGAACTTTCTGGCGGTGAACAACAAAGAGTTGCCATTGCAAGAGCCCTTTTAAATGATCCGGAATTAATTTTAGCAGACGAGCCAACTGGAAATTTAGATCCTAAAACTTCTATGGAAGTGATGGAACTTTTAAACGAAATACATAAAAGTGGTAAAACAATTTTAATGGCAACTCACGATTATCAATTAATAGTAAAGTTTAAACAAAAAACTTTAAAATGTGAAGGTGGCGAGTTGTTTGAAGTTGCCCAACAAGCAAGTGCTTAA